GTAGCATTCTGGGTTCCCAGTACTTTGGTTCCAAAATCTACCATGGTTGTTACTTCATACGTATCTGAAGGAATAATGGTAATTTCTGATCCGGATGCAGGATCTGAATAATTCAATACTTCTTTCACCACAAGATATTCTCTGGCTACATTCTGTTCTGCTATTCCTACGCTTTCAATAGCTTCAACAAAGAATTTTGAAGATCCGTCCATAATAGGAGGCTCGGAAGCATCCATTTCCATGATAGCGTTGTCTATATCACATCCTACTAAAGCAGCTAACAAGTGTTCGCAGGTTGTAATCTTTACACCTAATTTTTCTAATGTTGTTCCTCTTTCTGTTGCTACAACATAATTAACATCAGCTTCAACCTGAGGATGCCCCTCAAGATCTGTTCTTACGAAAACAAAACCTGTATTTTCTTTTGCAGGTTTAATGGTAAGTTTTACTTCTTTACCAGTATGAAGGCCAATTCCAGAGAGTGTTACTTCTTCCTGGAGTGTTTTTTGCATATCACTCATTAGTATTATCTTTTGAGGTATTCTCAAGATTATTTATTCTCTTTACAATTTCAGTGAAATTTCTGAAATGAACATAGTTTCTAAGATAGTCATTATAGCTGATCGCAGGGGATCCGTACAAAGTTTCTTTATCATTAACGCTTGAATTCACACCACTCTGGGCCTGAATTTTAACCTGATTTCCTATTTTGATATGGCCTACAACACCAACCTGTCCGCCAATCTGGTTCCAGTCTCCAATAGTGGTGGATCCTGCAATACCAGCCTGAGCTGCAATCACGTTGTTCTGCCCTATTTTCACATTATGGGCAATCTGGATAAGATTGTCAATTTTTGTTCCTTTTCCGATAATGGTAGAACCGATAGTAGCTCTGTCTATACTACAGTTTGAACCAATTTCCACATCGTCTTCAATAATTACATTACCTAGTTGAGGAATTTTTTTGAATCCTTCCGGTGTAGGCTGGAAACCAAATCCATCACCCCCGATTACCGTGTTGGAATGAATTACACAGTTATCCCCAATGATACAGTAGTCATAAATCCTGGCACCACTGTCTATTTTACAGTTTTTACCAATTTTTACTCCTTTACCAATATATACATGCGGATAGATCTGAGATCCTTCACCGATTTTTGCTTTTTCAGAAACATAAGTAAATGCTCCAATATAGGCTTTGTCACCAATCACTGCAGTATTGTGGATGGAAGAACCGTTTTCAATTCCTTCTTTTCTTCCCTGCATTTCCTGATACAGATTCATTAAGATCTGAAAAGAGAGATAGGCATCCTTTACCACAATGAGGGTAGGATTATAAGTATTATTAGCCAGAAGCTTTTCCGAAACAATAATAACAGAGCATTTTGAGGTATCTAAAAAATGAGAAAATCGATCTTGTGCTATAAAAGAAAGATGTCCCGATTCTCCATTTTCAATTGGTGAAACCCCTGTAATAACCGCACTTTCGTCGCCTATTATTTTTCCGTCGATAAAACTTGCAATTTGCGAAGCTGTAAATTCCATATTCTGCAAAGATAAGAAATTCTGTAATTCGCAAACATTTTTTGGTTTTCGGAACGTGAATTTTAATAATATTTATGAAATTATCCGGGAGAGATCTCTTGGAAAGGTCAAAATATACCGTTTAGTCTTGTTTACCATCAACCCTGATAAAAGCTGGTCCTGGGATTCTTCTAACCGTATTTTCATTCCGTCTTTCTGCAGTAGATAAATGGGCTGTTTTTCGGTATCATAAGGCAATAGTTTTCGTTTAATTTCATGCACAAGCTCTTTTCCATTATCAATTCCGAAAAATTCATTAGTTTTTTTTATTTTTTCTTCAATAAATTCCGCTTCAAACGGGTGAGATGAAATAACGGTTTTCGGAAGGTTTCTCTGGGTTACACATTTACACCAGTAGGAAAGAATAAAATCGTCGGCACCCTGCCACAGTTTCATGGCCTGAATCACATCGTTATCATCAAGTTGGGTAAATCTGTAAATATCTTCATCAGTCGCTGCGCTTTTTGCGCGGTATAGGAAATACTTCAGATTTTCACCCGCCGGAAGATCAACCCCCTGTGAAACAAGATATTTTGCCCGCTCCAGGATCTTTACTAAAAGAAATTCAGCTAAAGCCGATGTTTTATGATAGTACACCTGCCAGTACATAAACATTCTTGCGGTAAGAAAATTTTCAATGGAATAAACACCTTTTGCATCAATTACCAATTCCCCTTCCTTACAGACATTCATCATCGAAATAATTCTCTGGGTATTAATATTCCCTTCTGAAACTCCTGTAAAAAAGCTGTCCCTTTTCAGATAATCCAGTCTGTCTACATCCAGCTGGGATGAGATCAGCTGATTGAAAAACTTTCTGTGATATTTTCCCTGAAACATTTCAATGGCTACTGACAACTGCCCGTTAAATTCATCATTTAGTTTATTCATCAGCAACAGTGACAGTTTCTCATGATGCCAGTCATCCATCAGCATACTTTCCAAAGCATGAGAAAACGGACCATGACCGATATCGTGCATCAAAATAGCCAGCATCGCCCCTTTTTCTTCCTCATCAGAGATCTCCACTCCTTTTTGTTTCAGAGTTTCCAAGGCTGTAAACATCAGATGCATAGCTCCTAAAGCATGATGAAATCTTGTATGGGTGGCTCCCGGAAAGATCAGATTCAACAGTCCGGTCTGCCCGATTCTTCTGAGTCTCTGAAAATAGGGATGTTCAATAACGTCAAATAAGATTTCGTAAGGAATTTTAATGAAGCCGTGAACCGGATCATTGATGATTTTAAGCTTGTTCTGCATTGGAAACGTCGATATTAGTAAACAAAGTTAGGGATTTTAATTTTTAATTTTGATTAATTTAGCATTAACAACGGACCGAGTTTATCCACGTCTGTTTTTATTATTGAAGATTATCTGAGCAGGTAGAAGAGAAACTATCTATTCATTGCCACAAATACCTGATTTTATTGATTAACTGTATAGGTTTTGGCTAAAGTCAATGGATTATTTTTTTATTATTTAGGCGGACTAAAGTCTACCTCTATTGAATAAATTCTATGGATTGAATTACCAGGCCTTTCATGAAGAGAGCTTTGAAGATTTTTATTGTTGTGAAGATTTTTCAAAGAATATGAAAGATGTTTTTGTATTATGTATGGGTAACATCTATCTTTATGGTTTTAATAACTTATAGCCTTTAATGAGAAAACGTTCGCTTTTCGTCCTGATTTTCACTGTACATTTTTTTTCTGCCCAGATGTTATCTGAAACCGAAAAGCTGGAATCGCTATGCCGGGTCTGGGGGTTTTTAAAATATTACCATCCCCATGTTGCGAAAGGCAATCTTGATTGGGATCAGCAGCTGCTTAAAAAAATAGATGAATTGGAAACGGTTCAGGATAAAGCCCAGTTAAATAGCCTGTACTTTCATTGGATTAACAGCCTTGGAAAAATTGAAGAATGTAAACAATGTTCAAAAACGGATAAAAGCAAGACTTATTTCCTTAAAAATTTTGATCTAAGCTGGGTTCAAAATCCTGTTATTTTTAATGAACAAGTAAGCCGGCAGCTTCTTTATATTGAAGCCAACCGAAATACCGGCAACAATTATTACATAGGAAGGTCCGGCAGAAAAGGATTTTTCAGAAATGAAGTTTCTTACGGATCAAAATATACCTCGAAATATATCAGTCTTCTGGAACTTTTCAGATACTGGAATTTTGTAGAATATTTCTTTCCTTATAAATATGAAACGGATCAGGACTGGAATGATGTTTTAAAGGAAATGATTCCAAAATTCACCCATGTAAATAATGATGAAGATTATCACCTGGTCCTTGCCGAACTGGTTGCAAAAGTAGATGACTCCCATGCTTTTTTATTTTCACCATTGATCACTAAAAACCTTTACGGAAGAAAAAAGCTCCCTGTGGAATACCAATACGCAGAAGGAAAACTGGTGATTACAAAAATTAATAAAAATTCTTTTAACGAAGAAACTCCGCTGCAAACCGGAGATGTCATTTATAGTATCAATGGACTGACGATTCCGCAAACAGTCAACAAACTCGGGAAATATATTCCCGCTTCCAATTCCTGGGGGAAGATTTTGAAAATGAGAAGTTATTTTCTTTTAACCAACGAAGACTCCCTTACTGTCAATCTTGAAAGAAACGGACAAAATATAGCTCTAACAGCAAAAACATATCTTCTTAATGCTATCACCAGAGAAAAACCTTCCCCTCAGGAAAAGTGGAAATTTTTGGACTCAGATAAAAAAACAGGGTACGTTCATATGGGAATCATTGAAAAAAGCGACCTTGATGATATGTATAAAGAGCTGCAATCTGCCTCTTCTATTATTTTTGACCTCAGAAATTATCCGAAACAGACCATCATTCCTCTCAGCCGGATGATCCTTCCGAAAAGAACACCTTATTACCGGTTCAATTTTCCGGAAACTTATTATCCCGGAAAGTTTTATACTGCAGTCAACAGCATCGGTAAAAAAAATTCTGATTATTATAAAGGAAATGTTGTAGTTTTAGTAGATGAAAATACCCAGAGCCAGGCAGAGACCACCGCAATGATGTTTAAGCAGCATCCGAGGGTAAAGGTGATAGGAAGCAATACGTCGGGAGCCAACGGTGATATTACCATGTTTAAAATTGCCGGGCTGGACACGTGTTTTTCAGGACTGGGAGCTTATTATCCAGACGGAAGAGAAACACAGAGAATAGGCATCGTTCCTGAAATTATTGTAAAGCCTACGGTAAAAGGTATTCAGGAAGGAAGAGATGAAGTTCTGGAAAGGGCTCTGGAATACATAAAGACCGGACGTTAGTAAATGGAGAGAGCGATTATACCCCCTCTATTTTCATTTAACTAATATTTAACTTTTAATCTTTTGATTTTGGGAGATTTTAAAAGGAATTGGTCAACATTTTGATAGAATAATCATGTAAAAAATAAATTATGTCGGAAAAGATATTATGGATAGATGATGAAATAGATTTACTAAAGCCCCATATCGTATTTTTAGAAAAAAAAGGTTATCAGGTAACGCCTGTTAACAATGTTAATGAGGCTCTGGAACTTATGGATTCAGAAAAATTTGCATTAACATTAATTGATGAAAATATGCCCGGAATTTCCGGACTGGAGGCTATTCCTATGATCAAAGAGAAAGATAATGCTCTGAAGATCGTTATGGTAACCAAAAGTGAAGAGGAACATATTATGGAAGAGGCTATCGGGTCGCAGATTGCAGATTATATTCTAAAGCCTGTAAACCCAAACCAGATTCTATTATCATTAAAAAAGAATCTTCAGCAGGAAAATCTGGTGGAGCAAAAAACAATTTTACAGTACCAGCAGGAGTTCAGAAACCTGTCTATGGAACTTTCTTACCTGAGAACCTATCAGGAATGGGCAGAATATTATAAAAAGATATTAAGCTGGGAGATTAAGTTTGATAAGGTAACAGACAATGAATTTGCCGATCTTTTACAGTCTCAGAAAGAGGAGGCTAACATTCAGTTTGCTAAATTCATTGAAAACAATTACACAGACTGGCTTACTGATTCTGACAAACCCATTATGAGCCACACACTTTTCAAAGAAAAAGTAAAGCCTGAAGTAGAGAAAGAAAAAGTTCTTCTGTTAATGGTGGATAATCTCCGTTATGATCAGTGGAAGGTTATTGAACCTCTGTTTACAAAATATTACAATAAAGTATCAGAAGATTATTATTACAGTATTCTTCCTACAGCAACACAATATGCAAGAAATTCATTCTTTGCCGGGCTGATGCCTTCTGAAATTGAAAAACGTTTTCCGGACAAATGGTTCAATGATAATGAAGAAGGAAATAAAAACGAATTTGAACGTGATTTCTTAGAAGATCAGATGAAACGAATTGGACTGGGCTCTAAGTCTATGAAATATCTTAAAGTCCTGAATGCGGATTTTGAAAGAAAGATCTACGATGATTTTAATCAACATAAAAACAACGACCTTCTGGTGATTGTTTACAATTTCATTGATATTCTTTCTCATGCCAAAACAGATAACCATATTGTAGACCAACTGATCCGTGATGATAAAACATTCAGATCTCTTACCTATAACTGGTTTGAAAATTCTTCTTTGCTGAAGATCGTTAAATTAGCTGCAGAAAACGGGTATAAACTAGTGATCACTACTGACCACGGAACTGTTTACGTTAAAAAGCCAAGCAAAGTTGTAGGCGACCGTGAGACTTCTACCAATATCCGTTACAAAACAGGGAAAAGCTTAACGTATGATGACAGCGATGTATGGGCTATCACCAATCCGGAAAAGCTATTCCTTCCTAAAGGAAATTTAAGCTCGAAGTATATTTTTGCCAAAAACAATATTTTCCTGGCTTATCCTAAGAATTATAATCACTTTGTGAATTATTATAAAGAGACCTACCAACATGGCGGAATATCACTGGAAGAGTGTATTATTCCGATCAGTATTTTAGAACCCAAATAGTTTTTTTCATAGTTTATTTAATTTTGGGTCTGAGGGCGGAAAAAAATCGAATGATTTTTTTCCGCTTCTTTTTTTGCCATTACTTTTAATAGTCTGTCAGAGTTCCTATCTTAGCAGAAGACAATGTTTATTTTTTCGCTGACGTATAAAGTTCCTGAACACAATGATTTTCCGGAAAAATATGATCATTCAGGAGATTTCCCTTCCGGAAGAAAAGAGCCGAGAACAGGTGGTATTATTCTTTGTAATGCCCTTTTTATATTCATCAGACAGCGGATTATAATATTGTGGAATTTATTCCTTCTAAATATGATGAACATTTTAAATTTTTTATAAAAGACGCATGAAGTTAATTACCTATAATGTCAACGGAATCAGAGCAGCATTTACCAAAGATTTTTTAGGCTGGCTGAAAACCGCTGATCCGGACATCATCTGTATTCAGGAAAGCAAAGCAGGAAACGACCAGATTGATATTGAAAGTCTTGAAAAATTAGGCTATCACAGTTATTGGCATTC
This region of Chryseobacterium vaccae genomic DNA includes:
- the porX gene encoding T9SS response regulator signal transducer PorX, giving the protein MSEKILWIDDEIDLLKPHIVFLEKKGYQVTPVNNVNEALELMDSEKFALTLIDENMPGISGLEAIPMIKEKDNALKIVMVTKSEEEHIMEEAIGSQIADYILKPVNPNQILLSLKKNLQQENLVEQKTILQYQQEFRNLSMELSYLRTYQEWAEYYKKILSWEIKFDKVTDNEFADLLQSQKEEANIQFAKFIENNYTDWLTDSDKPIMSHTLFKEKVKPEVEKEKVLLLMVDNLRYDQWKVIEPLFTKYYNKVSEDYYYSILPTATQYARNSFFAGLMPSEIEKRFPDKWFNDNEEGNKNEFERDFLEDQMKRIGLGSKSMKYLKVLNADFERKIYDDFNQHKNNDLLVIVYNFIDILSHAKTDNHIVDQLIRDDKTFRSLTYNWFENSSLLKIVKLAAENGYKLVITTDHGTVYVKKPSKVVGDRETSTNIRYKTGKSLTYDDSDVWAITNPEKLFLPKGNLSSKYIFAKNNIFLAYPKNYNHFVNYYKETYQHGGISLEECIIPISILEPK
- a CDS encoding HD domain-containing protein; this encodes MQNKLKIINDPVHGFIKIPYEILFDVIEHPYFQRLRRIGQTGLLNLIFPGATHTRFHHALGAMHLMFTALETLKQKGVEISDEEEKGAMLAILMHDIGHGPFSHALESMLMDDWHHEKLSLLLMNKLNDEFNGQLSVAIEMFQGKYHRKFFNQLISSQLDVDRLDYLKRDSFFTGVSEGNINTQRIISMMNVCKEGELVIDAKGVYSIENFLTARMFMYWQVYYHKTSALAEFLLVKILERAKYLVSQGVDLPAGENLKYFLYRAKSAATDEDIYRFTQLDDNDVIQAMKLWQGADDFILSYWCKCVTQRNLPKTVISSHPFEAEFIEEKIKKTNEFFGIDNGKELVHEIKRKLLPYDTEKQPIYLLQKDGMKIRLEESQDQLLSGLMVNKTKRYILTFPRDLSRIIS
- a CDS encoding S41 family peptidase, with translation MRKRSLFVLIFTVHFFSAQMLSETEKLESLCRVWGFLKYYHPHVAKGNLDWDQQLLKKIDELETVQDKAQLNSLYFHWINSLGKIEECKQCSKTDKSKTYFLKNFDLSWVQNPVIFNEQVSRQLLYIEANRNTGNNYYIGRSGRKGFFRNEVSYGSKYTSKYISLLELFRYWNFVEYFFPYKYETDQDWNDVLKEMIPKFTHVNNDEDYHLVLAELVAKVDDSHAFLFSPLITKNLYGRKKLPVEYQYAEGKLVITKINKNSFNEETPLQTGDVIYSINGLTIPQTVNKLGKYIPASNSWGKILKMRSYFLLTNEDSLTVNLERNGQNIALTAKTYLLNAITREKPSPQEKWKFLDSDKKTGYVHMGIIEKSDLDDMYKELQSASSIIFDLRNYPKQTIIPLSRMILPKRTPYYRFNFPETYYPGKFYTAVNSIGKKNSDYYKGNVVVLVDENTQSQAETTAMMFKQHPRVKVIGSNTSGANGDITMFKIAGLDTCFSGLGAYYPDGRETQRIGIVPEIIVKPTVKGIQEGRDEVLERALEYIKTGR
- the lpxD gene encoding UDP-3-O-(3-hydroxymyristoyl)glucosamine N-acyltransferase; this encodes MEFTASQIASFIDGKIIGDESAVITGVSPIENGESGHLSFIAQDRFSHFLDTSKCSVIIVSEKLLANNTYNPTLIVVKDAYLSFQILMNLYQEMQGRKEGIENGSSIHNTAVIGDKAYIGAFTYVSEKAKIGEGSQIYPHVYIGKGVKIGKNCKIDSGARIYDYCIIGDNCVIHSNTVIGGDGFGFQPTPEGFKKIPQLGNVIIEDDVEIGSNCSIDRATIGSTIIGKGTKIDNLIQIAHNVKIGQNNVIAAQAGIAGSTTIGDWNQIGGQVGVVGHIKIGNQVKIQAQSGVNSSVNDKETLYGSPAISYNDYLRNYVHFRNFTEIVKRINNLENTSKDNTNE